A genome region from Lactobacillus sp. ESL0791 includes the following:
- a CDS encoding helix-turn-helix domain-containing protein, with translation MTIAELLKNERLKQKKTQAEWAGDIISQSYYARVEKGKNHISADDLIALLNYNQVNLSSFFNQLNPAANEKEEKMLFNNIIVHDHYNGSIKGKQELKKTISQSNLPNKKNILLYLDALIADGEHNIEDLDEQKRRKIREMLLDIPDLNKEKLTLFTNLIGFYDLDDYILMAQKIIEKLTDTADVEIQDKLLAIIINILSNCIASGKFTQTKYFIQVADSIPTRPELFFDKNFLLLFENLINYHYDPQKKYLNKVICAIKNFTYLGLPYYGHGLEWMLQEYVGLTKEEAKKALR, from the coding sequence ATGACCATTGCTGAATTACTTAAAAATGAGCGCTTAAAGCAGAAAAAAACGCAGGCTGAGTGGGCTGGTGATATTATCAGCCAATCCTACTATGCTCGCGTTGAAAAAGGAAAAAATCACATTAGTGCCGACGACTTAATCGCTCTGCTCAATTATAATCAGGTAAACTTAAGTAGTTTTTTCAATCAGCTAAATCCCGCAGCCAATGAAAAAGAAGAAAAAATGTTATTCAACAACATCATTGTTCACGACCATTACAACGGCTCAATCAAAGGTAAACAAGAATTAAAAAAGACGATTTCACAAAGTAACTTACCAAATAAAAAGAATATTCTGCTTTATCTGGATGCACTAATTGCTGACGGCGAACACAACATAGAAGATCTGGATGAACAAAAAAGACGCAAAATTCGCGAGATGCTATTAGACATCCCCGACCTTAACAAAGAAAAACTAACTTTATTCACTAATTTAATTGGCTTTTATGATTTAGATGATTATATTCTAATGGCACAGAAAATCATTGAAAAATTAACGGATACAGCGGATGTTGAAATTCAAGATAAACTGTTAGCAATTATTATTAACATTCTTTCCAACTGTATTGCCTCTGGTAAATTCACACAAACCAAATATTTTATCCAAGTTGCTGACAGCATTCCTACCCGACCTGAACTCTTTTTTGATAAAAACTTTCTGCTGCTGTTTGAAAACCTAATTAATTATCATTATGACCCTCAGAAAAAGTATCTAAACAAAGTGATTTGTGCTATCAAAAATTTCACTTATTTAGGTCTGCCATATTATGGTCACGGACTTGAATGGATGCTGCAGGAATACGTCGGCTTAACTAAGGAAGAAGCAAAAAAAGCGCTACGATAA
- a CDS encoding Type 1 glutamine amidotransferase-like domain-containing protein, whose amino-acid sequence MTKKMFLCSMFHNVRKLLPQFAGELTGKRVTYIPTASIAETGGRFMSRTEGRALAKLGLTVDELELSKATPAEAADKLKHNDMIYVAGGNTFFLLQELKRTGADKVIVQEVNAGKLYIGESAGSVITAPDIKYIGLMDSAAKAPELTDYSALHLLDFYVLPHYISFPYKKQARHIYEVYANKIPLKPISNNQVVLVNGEQIKIAEK is encoded by the coding sequence ATGACTAAAAAAATGTTTTTGTGTTCGATGTTTCATAACGTCAGAAAGTTGCTGCCCCAGTTTGCGGGTGAGTTAACAGGAAAAAGAGTCACCTATATTCCTACGGCAAGCATTGCCGAAACGGGTGGTCGTTTCATGAGCAGGACTGAAGGCCGGGCGTTAGCCAAATTAGGTTTAACGGTGGACGAACTTGAATTATCTAAGGCAACACCTGCAGAAGCGGCAGATAAACTGAAGCACAACGATATGATTTACGTGGCAGGTGGCAACACCTTTTTCTTGCTCCAGGAATTGAAGCGGACGGGCGCCGATAAAGTAATTGTGCAGGAAGTTAATGCGGGCAAGCTCTATATCGGTGAATCAGCCGGCTCGGTGATCACGGCACCGGATATTAAATATATTGGGTTGATGGACAGTGCGGCTAAAGCTCCCGAATTAACGGATTATTCCGCTTTGCACCTGCTGGATTTTTATGTGCTACCGCATTATATTAGTTTTCCTTATAAAAAACAGGCGCGGCATATCTATGAAGTCTATGCTAATAAAATTCCTCTAAAGCCGATTAGCAATAATCAAGTAGTTTTGGTTAATGGCGAACAAATCAAGATTGCTGAGAAATAA